The following is a genomic window from Brucella pseudogrignonensis.
CGACCACAAAACCGGGGTTGAGAACCGCCACAGATTTAACGCCCTGCTTCGCCAGTTCCACAAGGGTTTCGTCAGTGTAGGGCTGAAGCCACTCTTCCGGTCCAAAACGCGACTGGAAGGTGGAACGGAACTGTTTGTCATCCATGCCAAGTCGAGCACGCAAAAGCCGTGATGTTTCAAGACATTGCGAACGATAGGGATCGCCCTTGTCCGAATAGCTCTTCGGAATGCCGTGATAGGAAGCAAGGATGACTTCCGGCTTGAAATCGAGTGTTGCCAGATGCTTCTCAATCGACTGCGCGAGCGCCTCGATATAGACTGGCTCAACTTCATAGGAAGGAATCGTGCGGACCGCTGGCATGAAGCGCTTTTTCATCAGCACCTCAAAGAATTTATCATTTACAGTGGCGGTCGTGGTTGCCGAATATTGCGGATAGAGCGGGAACATCACGATGCGTTCGCAGCCCTGTTTCAGCAGCCGGTCCGTCACTTCCTCAATCGAAGGCTGACCATAGCGCATGGCCCAGTCGACGATGACATTCGGTTGATCTTTTAGCGCTACCGCAAGTTTTTCGCCTTGCGCACGGGTAAAGGTGCGAAGCGGCGATTCATTTTTCTCGCGGTTCCAGATGCGATCATAAAGTTTTCCGGAGCGCTTTGGGCGCACGGTGAGCACGATGCCGTAAAGAATTGGATACCAGAAAAGACGTGGCCATTCGATGACGCGGCGATCCGAGAGAAACTCGGCCAGATAACGGCGCATTGGAGTATAACTCGTACCATCCGGGGTGCCGAGATTGACCAGCAGAACACCAACTTTGGGTTGCTTTGCACATTGGTTTTCCGGGGATGTGATTACTTTATCCATCTCATTCATCTTCCTGTTCCTACGCTGCCGGAAAACTAGAGAAAAAAAGGTAAATTACAATCCTGACAGTGCTCAAGACTGTTAATTTATCAGCCATCACAGACGAGAACCAACTAAAAAGCGGCACACGCTCGCCACGTGTACCGCCCAATCAACTGTTTGGATAGCGATTAGCCGCGACGGGTGAGCGAGAAGCGCGAGCCTGCCGAGGATGTACAATTAAGCTGGTTTTGCGAAACGAGAGCGCAGTTTACGCGGGACGAGGTGCCACGCACGATTGAACGCATGTCGATTTCAACCAGCTGGGGAGACTGGTAACGATAATTCCCCTCAGCCAGCTTTTCGTTTGTATCAGTGGCGCGCGTTTCAAAAATACCGCCATTAAAAGATGACACGATCCCGTTTGGATCGACCCAGGAACCATCAATGCCAGATGGCGCGCGATTGACGACCGGGACATTGCCGCCACCGCCAGGGCCGGTTGCCACACAACCTGCAAGCGCGAGCGACACGATTGCCGTAGAGCCAATAATGCGGAAGCGTTTCATGTCCATTTTCTCCATAAGAGTGTTTATCGTGTGATGTATGGAAATTTAAACGAATACAAGTCCCTTTTATCAGGATTGCAAGACTGTTGCGCAACTGTCGCAATCGAAATTGCCCGGCAAAGGCCGGGCAATCCCGTTTGTTTTAGCGCACCAGAATG
Proteins encoded in this region:
- the hemH gene encoding ferrochelatase, which produces MNEMDKVITSPENQCAKQPKVGVLLVNLGTPDGTSYTPMRRYLAEFLSDRRVIEWPRLFWYPILYGIVLTVRPKRSGKLYDRIWNREKNESPLRTFTRAQGEKLAVALKDQPNVIVDWAMRYGQPSIEEVTDRLLKQGCERIVMFPLYPQYSATTTATVNDKFFEVLMKKRFMPAVRTIPSYEVEPVYIEALAQSIEKHLATLDFKPEVILASYHGIPKSYSDKGDPYRSQCLETSRLLRARLGMDDKQFRSTFQSRFGPEEWLQPYTDETLVELAKQGVKSVAVLNPGFVVDCLETVDEIGHEAAEEFHEAGGENFSHIPCLNDSEEGMKVIETLVRRELQGWV
- the omp10 gene encoding outer membrane lipoprotein Omp10, with translation MKRFRIIGSTAIVSLALAGCVATGPGGGGNVPVVNRAPSGIDGSWVDPNGIVSSFNGGIFETRATDTNEKLAEGNYRYQSPQLVEIDMRSIVRGTSSRVNCALVSQNQLNCTSSAGSRFSLTRRG